From the genome of Halostella litorea:
GTTCGACGTGTCGGCGTTCGCCGGGGTCCCGGAGGACCTCGCGTTCCTCGCGATCATCGTCGCGTTCGGCCTCGCGGCGGTCGCCCACTACCTGTACAACCGGTTCCGGGAGCCGGAGATCGACGCCGACCTCGTGAACGTGAACCGGTAGCCGGGCCGCGTCGCCGAGGGTCGCCCCGAAACGGGACGCCGTAGCGGACGTTTCTTCGCCGACGCCGGGTCCGGTACGACGGACCTAACCGGCCGGTCGGCGACACCTATACTCTGCATAACAAAGGGTTCGTCGGGGGACAGCACGGGTATGGAACGTCGGGAGCGGACCGAACTGTCGACGGCGCTGGTGGGCATCGACGCCGCCTGCCACGGCGTCCTCGACCCGCTCGTCGAGGCGGGAGCCGTGCCGAACATCGCCGACCTCCTCGCAAACGGCGCGAGCGGGCCGCTGGAGTCGGGGATCCCGCCGTGGACGCCGAGCGCGTGGCCGTCGCTGTACACCGGGACGAACCCCGGCAAGCACGGCGTGTTCGACTTCCTCTCGTTCGAGGGGTACGACTGGGACGTGGTCAACGCGACGGACGTCGACGAGCGCCCGCTGTGGGGTCACCTCGACCGGCACGGCCGCTCCAGCGTCGTCGTGAACGTCCCCGTCACCCACCCGCCCGAGGAGTTCGACGGCGCGCTGGTGCCGGGCTACGTCGCGCCGGAGGACCCCGACTGCCACCCGGCGGGGCTGCTCGACGACCTCCGCGACGCGCTCGGCGGGTACCGCGTCTACCCGGACGACGTCCCCGGCGACGAGGCCCAGCGCAGGGAGTACGCGCGCGTCGCGCGGTCCCGCGGCGAGGCGTTCCGCTACCTCGTCGACCGCTTCGACCCCGACTTCGGGTTCGTCGAGTTCCAAGTCACCGACACCGTCTTCCACGACCGCCCCGGCGACCAGGCGGCGGTGCGGGCGGTGTACGAGGCGGTCGACGAACAGATCGGGAAGATCCGCGAGGAGTGCGACCCCGACACGGTCGTGCTCGCCAGCGACCACGGGATGGGGCGGTACCGCGGCCGGGAGTTCCGGGTCAACGAGTTCCTCCGCGACTCGGGCGACGTGACGGCCGTCCGCGGCGGCGACGGCATGCCGACGTGGGCGACCGTCCGGGACGGGCAGTTGAAGCAGGGCGCGTCGGAGCCGGGCGACGGGGCGTCCGGCGGCGCGGACGCCGACGCGACGGCCGGGGGCGTGGCGGCCACCGCGATGGCCGGGCTGGCGCGGGTCGGCCTCACCAGCCAGCGGATCGGCCGCGCGCTGGAGGCCGTCGGCCTCGCCGACGCGGTGGCCGAGCGCGTCCCCTCGTCGGTCGTCAGCGCCGGCACGGCGCAGGTCGACTTCCCGGCCTCCCGTGCGTACGTGCGCTCGCGGATCGAGTGCGGCGTCCGGATCAACCTGCAGGGCCGGGAGCCGGCGGGCGTCGTGCCCCCGGACGAGTACGAGGCCGTCCGCGACGACCTGATCGAGCGGCTCTCGGCGGTGCGGACGCCCGAGGGCGATCCGGTGTTCGAGGACGTCGCGCGCCGCGAGGCGTACTTCGAGGGGCCACACGTCGACCGCGCCGTCGACGTCGTGACCGTCCCGACGGCGTTCGACCACTTCCTCTCGGCCCGCCTCGCCGGGTCGCAGTTCGGCGACCCCACGGAGCCGTGGAACCACAAGCGCGACGGGGTCGTCGCCGTCGCGGGCGACGGCGTCGACGAGGCGGCGGCGCTCGGGGACGCGCACCTGTACGACGTCGCGCCGACCGTGCTCGCGACGATGGGCGTGCCGGCCGCCGAACGGATGGACGGGACGGTCCTGCCGGCCGTCGACCCGGTCGGCGAGCGGCGCTACCCCGACTACGACCGGCACTCGGCGGCGACGGCCGACGGGGACGTCGAGGACCGCCTGGCGAACCTCGGGTACATCGAATGAGCAGCGAGGGCATCAGATGAGCATCGATATCACCACGATCGACGACGAGGAGGAGTGGAACCGCTACGTCGAACGCTCGGACGGGACGACCCCGCTCCACCGCTACGGCGCGCTGGCGCTCCAGGCGGACTACGCCGAGGCGACGCTGTACCCCTACGCGGGGTTCAAGGGACAGGAGGCGGTCGGGCTGTT
Proteins encoded in this window:
- a CDS encoding alkaline phosphatase family protein, with translation MERRERTELSTALVGIDAACHGVLDPLVEAGAVPNIADLLANGASGPLESGIPPWTPSAWPSLYTGTNPGKHGVFDFLSFEGYDWDVVNATDVDERPLWGHLDRHGRSSVVVNVPVTHPPEEFDGALVPGYVAPEDPDCHPAGLLDDLRDALGGYRVYPDDVPGDEAQRREYARVARSRGEAFRYLVDRFDPDFGFVEFQVTDTVFHDRPGDQAAVRAVYEAVDEQIGKIREECDPDTVVLASDHGMGRYRGREFRVNEFLRDSGDVTAVRGGDGMPTWATVRDGQLKQGASEPGDGASGGADADATAGGVAATAMAGLARVGLTSQRIGRALEAVGLADAVAERVPSSVVSAGTAQVDFPASRAYVRSRIECGVRINLQGREPAGVVPPDEYEAVRDDLIERLSAVRTPEGDPVFEDVARREAYFEGPHVDRAVDVVTVPTAFDHFLSARLAGSQFGDPTEPWNHKRDGVVAVAGDGVDEAAALGDAHLYDVAPTVLATMGVPAAERMDGTVLPAVDPVGERRYPDYDRHSAATADGDVEDRLANLGYIE